In Planctomycetota bacterium, the sequence AACCGGTTTTGCGCTGACGGTCGCGGATGGCCATGAGCTTCGGCATGACCTCGCCAAGGCTTGCCGAGCTGTTCACGCCGCCAAAGGCGTCGTGCAAGGTCGCGTACAACCCAAACAACTCGGCGTAAACCATGACGGCCTGAGGGTCGGGCGTGTAGACCTTGTCTTTCACGCCAGTCATGGCGGCTTGGGCGTCGGCGGCTTTGCTGTAAGCCCCGCCAACAATCGATCCGAAGATCGCTGCGCCCAACGCGCAAGTCTGGCCGGACCGGCTGACCTGCATCGGCCGGTTCAGCACGTCGGCGTAGATCTGCATGACGAACGGGCTTTTCTCGGCGATGCCGCCGCAGTTGATGACGCGTTCGATCTTGACGCCGTACTCCTCGAAACGGTTGACGATCATCAACGCGCCGAACGCCGTCGCCTCGACGACGGCGCGGTAGACCTCGGCGGTGGTGGTGTGCAACGTTTGTCCGAGCAGCAAGCCGGAAAGCCGTGAGTTGACCAGCACGGTGCGATTACCGTTGTTCCAATCGAGCGCAAGCAGACCGGTTGCCCCCGGACGTAGCCGCTCGGCTTCCTGGGTCATGGCGACGTGTGCGTCGCCGGCGTCGGTGTATTTCTCGGGGGCGATTTGCCGCGCCACCCAGTTGAACAAGTCGCCGACCGCGGACTGCCCGGCTTCGAGTCCGTACTCATTCGCGATGACCGAGCCGGGCACGATCCCGCATAGGCCCGGGATGTCGTCCAGCGGCTTACGTTCGTCCACCGGCCAGGTCGTGATGTCGCACGTGCTGGTGCCCATGATCTTCACCAGCGTGCCCGGCGAGACACCGGCACCGACCGCGCCGTGGTGCGCGTCGAAAGCGCCGGTGGCGATCGGGATGCCCGCGGGCAAACCGCATCGTTCGGCGACTTGTGGGTCGAGCCGACCCGCGGGTTCGCTGGAGGGCACGGCCACGTCGTACAGCCGCGACCGCAACGCTCCGAGCTTCGGGTCCAGCTCGCTTAAAAAATCTTCGCTGGGCAGGCCGCCCCACTGTTCGTGATACATCGCCTTGTGCCCCGCCGCGCACACGCCGCGGACAAGCTTGGCCGGGTCAAGGTTTCCGCATGCGTATGCCGGGATCCAGTCCGCACATTCGACCCACGAGTATGCCGCGTCGAACACATCCGGCGCCACCCGTGCACACTTGAGCACCTTCGACCAGAACCACTCAGACGAATATGTTCCGCCGCACTTTGCCAGGTAAGGCTCGCCGCGCTTTTGCGCCAGGGCCGTGATTTCCGCGGCTTCCGCGTGCGACGTGTGGTCTTTCCACAGCCACGCCTGCGCGGCCAGATGTTCCTTGAACGCGGGGGTCATGCCCAGCGGCGTGCCTTCCTTATCGACGGGAATGGGCGTCGACCCGGTCGTATCGATGCCAATGCCGACAACTCGATCCGGCGCGAACGCAGCGTCGTTAAGGGCCGCTTCGACCGCGCCGCGGACGCTGCCTTCGAAGCCGATGATGTAATCGTCGGGCCGCTGACGAGCAAGGTCGGGCTCGGCGGGGTCCAGCAGGATGCCGTGCTCTCCGCTCGGGTAGTTCACGACGTGAGTGGCGACTTCACGTCCGTTCGAGCAGTCCACGACCAAGGCGCGGGCCGAGTTGGTTCCGAAGTCGACGCCAAGGACAAACCGGGTTCCGGGTTCGAGGCTCATTAGGTGTTCCAACGAAAGAAAAAGGGACGCGAAGGAAAAGAAGCGGCCGCGATTAAACGGCCGCTTCGTGAGTAAGTCAACAGTTCGGGCGCGTCATGGCTCAATCGGCAAGTCGGGCACCCATCACGCCTGCGCCGGGCGAGTTGGGCCGCAAGGAGAAATCGAAGCTGTCCAGGTCCACGGGCGGGTGGCCGGGCGTGGCGCGTTTGGGCTTCTTGATAAACCGTGGCGTCTCGCGGAGTGTGCTCGGGCCGAACTTGAAGTTCGGGTGCTCTTCGCCGCCGGAGATCATGTTGTGGCTGTTCACGACGTTCTCCGATTGGTATCCACCGAACGCCCGCTTGTCCGGCAGCGGCACGATCACGTTGAAGTGGACGTTCATGTTGTGCGCCCGGCCGAATTCGATCTCGTTCTCGATGTTCCCCCGCTGCGCGTTTGCGAACAACGTGTTGTTCACGATATCCGCGTTGTCCGACTCGAAGACGTTGACGCCCCGGCCGCCGTTGTAGAAGCAGAGGTTGTCCGCGACGAGGATCCGCCCCTCATACGCCCGGTTGTAGCCGTCCTGGGTGAGGTTGTCTTGGGTGTTTTGTAGGGCGTCGAGGATGATGCCGTTGCCGTCGGAGAGCGAATTGAGCATCCAGAATTCGACAAGGTTATCGTTCTGGAAGCAGATGTTCCGGCGGACCACCGTGCGGTAGACGTCCTGGCGGTCGTCGTGGTTCGCGCTGGTCCAGATGCTGATGCCGCTGCCGCCCCAGGGGGTGTAGAACGCGTTGTGGTGAACGATGTTGTCCTCGATGAGGAGGTAGTCGGCCCGGCCGGTGGCGATCCCGCCGCCCGAACAGTGGTGAACGTGATTGTTGCGGATGATGATGTGATGCGCAAAACGTTTCGGGCCGCCATCGTCCGACGTGCTGACGCGGATGCCTACGCCGAAAAACTCGTTACGCGTGAAGTCGTCGCCCTTGAAGGCTTCGGCGTGGTCCCAGGCTTCCTTGGGATCGACCTCGTCGTTGCGGCCGTCGATCTCGAGGCCCTCAATGACGAGGTGACTCGCGCCGGCAACTTGGATGGCGCGCAGGCTGTTGAAATCGAACACCGGATGCTCGCCGGGATAGTTGGCGTACCGGATCCAGTTCTCGGCGGTGCCCGGGTTGCGGATGATCAAAACCGCGAATTCGCCGGGGTTGTCGGCGTTGCGGTAAGTGCCCCCCCGGAGCAGGACGGTGTCGCCGGGCTGGGTCTGATCGGCGGCGGCTTGGAGCGAGAGCGGGTCGTCCTCCGTGCCGGCGGCGTCGGGCTTGCCGTCGGGCGCGACGACGAGGGTTCGGCCGTTGATGCCAACCGCTTCGATCTCGATGGGAAGGCGCTCGAAGACGTCGGCGTCATTGGCGTACGTGTCGGCCGTGATGAGGACGGTGGCGAGCAGCAGGCACAGCGCGGGCAGCGCGACGGCAATGGGGGAGAACTTCATGGGTGCGTCCGGAGGTGGAGTTCGGGGTCTTTGAGCTCGGAAGGAAACGGCTGAAGGAGAGTCGCGCTGACGCGGCGGTGGCGGTTTCATCGCTGCGGAGCCCGCCGACGGTCGCGAGGCCGCCGGCGTTGGTGATACCGGTGGCCTCAGTACGGATGGGGTTTGCGGTGTCGCCCAGAAAAACGCCGGGGCCGCGCGTCAGCGCGGCCCCGGCAAGATCCGATCGGATCGGCTCAGGCGCCG encodes:
- a CDS encoding ribulokinase, which codes for MSLEPGTRFVLGVDFGTNSARALVVDCSNGREVATHVVNYPSGEHGILLDPAEPDLARQRPDDYIIGFEGSVRGAVEAALNDAAFAPDRVVGIGIDTTGSTPIPVDKEGTPLGMTPAFKEHLAAQAWLWKDHTSHAEAAEITALAQKRGEPYLAKCGGTYSSEWFWSKVLKCARVAPDVFDAAYSWVECADWIPAYACGNLDPAKLVRGVCAAGHKAMYHEQWGGLPSEDFLSELDPKLGALRSRLYDVAVPSSEPAGRLDPQVAERCGLPAGIPIATGAFDAHHGAVGAGVSPGTLVKIMGTSTCDITTWPVDERKPLDDIPGLCGIVPGSVIANEYGLEAGQSAVGDLFNWVARQIAPEKYTDAGDAHVAMTQEAERLRPGATGLLALDWNNGNRTVLVNSRLSGLLLGQTLHTTTAEVYRAVVEATAFGALMIVNRFEEYGVKIERVINCGGIAEKSPFVMQIYADVLNRPMQVSRSGQTCALGAAIFGSIVGGAYSKAADAQAAMTGVKDKVYTPDPQAVMVYAELFGLYATLHDAFGGVNSSASLGEVMPKLMAIRDRQRKTGS
- a CDS encoding right-handed parallel beta-helix repeat-containing protein is translated as MKFSPIAVALPALCLLLATVLITADTYANDADVFERLPIEIEAVGINGRTLVVAPDGKPDAAGTEDDPLSLQAAADQTQPGDTVLLRGGTYRNADNPGEFAVLIIRNPGTAENWIRYANYPGEHPVFDFNSLRAIQVAGASHLVIEGLEIDGRNDEVDPKEAWDHAEAFKGDDFTRNEFFGVGIRVSTSDDGGPKRFAHHIIIRNNHVHHCSGGGIATGRADYLLIEDNIVHHNAFYTPWGGSGISIWTSANHDDRQDVYRTVVRRNICFQNDNLVEFWMLNSLSDGNGIILDALQNTQDNLTQDGYNRAYEGRILVADNLCFYNGGRGVNVFESDNADIVNNTLFANAQRGNIENEIEFGRAHNMNVHFNVIVPLPDKRAFGGYQSENVVNSHNMISGGEEHPNFKFGPSTLRETPRFIKKPKRATPGHPPVDLDSFDFSLRPNSPGAGVMGARLAD